The following are encoded together in the Oceanobacillus zhaokaii genome:
- a CDS encoding YitT family protein, whose amino-acid sequence MKQFISKFVLVILGGIFQGFGMGLFLFPNYIPSGGAGGIAVLIHYWFGMNIGLALWLVNASMLYFGVKILGKRFALWTILGITVTSISLHIFGQTFSPNRILWFDVFAGSIFLGTGIGILMRQRVSNGGIGILAMIISVRRNILPGKPLFFVNIAIFLLTAVVIDWKIIILAFLSQWISTIVIDQICQFSFWRTYTLNWRKK is encoded by the coding sequence GTGAAACAATTTATTTCTAAGTTTGTTTTAGTTATATTAGGAGGGATTTTCCAAGGATTCGGAATGGGATTATTTTTATTTCCGAATTACATCCCTTCAGGTGGTGCGGGAGGCATAGCAGTTCTAATCCATTATTGGTTTGGCATGAATATAGGACTGGCTCTTTGGTTGGTAAATGCGTCCATGCTGTATTTTGGAGTAAAAATTTTGGGTAAACGTTTTGCTTTATGGACTATTCTTGGAATTACGGTAACCTCTATATCTCTCCACATTTTTGGGCAAACATTCTCTCCAAATAGAATTTTATGGTTTGATGTTTTCGCTGGATCAATATTTTTAGGTACAGGTATTGGAATATTAATGAGACAGAGAGTCTCCAATGGAGGCATAGGCATCTTAGCTATGATTATCTCTGTCAGAAGAAATATCCTGCCTGGAAAGCCACTATTTTTTGTAAATATAGCTATTTTTTTACTAACAGCAGTTGTGATTGACTGGAAAATAATTATTTTGGCATTTTTGAGTCAATGGATATCCACAATAGTGATTGATCAAATATGTCAATTTTCATTTTGGCGGACTTATACCTTAAACTGGAGAAAAAAGTAA
- a CDS encoding MFS transporter, whose translation MTLGNSMLIPILPEMKSSLELSQMQVSLTITVFSIAAAIFIPVVGYLSDRYSRKIIIIPSLILFGVGGLIAGIGPSFSNNPYIWILIGRTIQGLGAAGTSPIAMALTGDLFKGSEQSRVLGIYEASNGLGKVLSPILGSLLALIVWYSVFFTFPAISLISALLVLFFIKEKSNRQAPPPFRKYVRGLLGVFKHEGRWLFTTYLAGGTCLFALFGILFYLSDMLETDYKIDGIMKGLILAIPLLVMVTTSYITGSKIGKNLEKMKRLALLGFLFKTISYGSLVFVDKLVPFLIILALSSVGAGLILPCVNSIITGAVGKERRGFVTSLYGSVRFLGVAFGPPIFSRLMDWSKTGMFLSIATFTLIVGLLVLLLLHVKGLDGKEDKSTKFHYNYM comes from the coding sequence ATGACTTTGGGGAATTCTATGTTAATCCCTATATTGCCTGAAATGAAGTCGTCTTTGGAACTTAGTCAAATGCAGGTAAGCTTAACAATAACAGTATTTTCCATCGCAGCTGCAATTTTCATCCCAGTTGTCGGCTATCTTTCAGATCGTTATTCCCGTAAAATCATTATTATTCCATCATTGATTCTTTTCGGGGTTGGAGGTTTAATTGCAGGAATCGGGCCCTCATTTTCCAATAATCCCTATATATGGATATTAATCGGTCGAACAATACAGGGCCTGGGTGCTGCAGGCACATCCCCAATTGCTATGGCTCTAACTGGGGATCTTTTTAAGGGTAGTGAACAGAGTAGAGTGCTAGGTATTTACGAAGCATCAAATGGACTTGGCAAAGTTTTGTCTCCTATATTGGGTTCCCTTCTTGCTTTAATTGTTTGGTACTCTGTATTCTTTACATTTCCAGCCATAAGCCTTATTTCTGCATTACTAGTCTTGTTTTTTATAAAGGAAAAAAGCAATCGTCAGGCTCCTCCGCCTTTCAGAAAATATGTAAGGGGACTCCTAGGTGTGTTTAAGCATGAAGGGAGATGGCTGTTCACAACATATCTTGCGGGAGGCACTTGCCTTTTTGCACTTTTTGGTATTTTATTTTATTTGTCCGACATGTTGGAAACAGACTATAAAATTGACGGTATTATGAAGGGTTTAATCTTGGCAATACCTCTTTTAGTAATGGTAACCACATCGTATATCACTGGAAGCAAAATCGGAAAAAACCTGGAAAAGATGAAAAGATTAGCTTTGCTTGGCTTTTTATTTAAAACCATTTCCTATGGATCCCTTGTTTTCGTCGATAAACTTGTTCCATTTCTCATTATTCTCGCTCTTAGCAGTGTAGGGGCCGGTCTTATTCTTCCGTGTGTAAACAGCATCATTACTGGTGCAGTAGGCAAAGAAAGACGGGGGTTTGTAACATCGCTATATGGTTCCGTAAGATTCCTAGGTGTGGCTTTCGGTCCGCCAATCTTTTCGCGATTAATGGACTGGTCCAAAACGGGGATGTTCCTCTCAATTGCAACGTTCACACTTATTGTCGGCCTGCTTGTACTTTTGCTTCTTCATGTAAAGGGATTGGATGGCAAAGAGGATAAATCTACTAAATTCCATTATAATTATATGTAA
- a CDS encoding DUF3231 family protein: MGINNSKNEPLHSGEVFHLWSYLYSTKGTLVTLQVLINHTGDHDLKVYLEDLLESNFTQEEQQVENLLKESGIRLPPAPPDKPNVEVQDIPAGARFNDPEIATLVQKELMTGRILCNYITGIAIREDLRTMFSEFSSQREEYEIKLQQVSKEKGWIVPPPINTK, from the coding sequence ATGGGTATTAATAACTCAAAAAATGAACCATTACATTCAGGGGAAGTATTCCACCTCTGGTCATATCTATATAGCACAAAAGGAACCCTTGTTACGCTCCAGGTATTAATTAATCATACAGGTGACCATGACCTGAAAGTCTATTTGGAGGATCTGCTGGAAAGTAATTTTACTCAGGAAGAACAACAGGTTGAGAATCTGTTAAAAGAATCGGGAATTCGTTTACCTCCCGCTCCACCCGATAAGCCAAATGTGGAAGTTCAGGATATACCAGCAGGAGCCAGGTTCAATGATCCGGAAATTGCCACTCTCGTCCAAAAAGAGTTGATGACAGGCAGAATATTGTGCAACTATATAACTGGAATTGCAATCCGTGAAGACTTAAGAACCATGTTCAGTGAATTCAGCTCACAGAGAGAAGAGTACGAAATTAAACTCCAGCAAGTATCAAAGGAAAAAGGCTGGATAGTTCCACCGCCAATCAATACTAAATAA
- a CDS encoding sulfonate ABC transporter substrate-binding protein has protein sequence MTKKLAFFLLVIITGLMISCSPQNSSTDGSTEDVIRIGYQKNGPLIILKTLGTLEERLESEGYKVEWNEFQAGPALVEALNADSIDFGRTGNTPPIFAQAANAPFLTVAAGKSKFEGSGILVAEGSSILSLEDLKGKKVSFSKGSSSHYLIVKALESVGLTYSDITPVYLSPGDARIAFEQGQTDAMVVWDPFTSSTQINMGAKLLIDGEGYTTDRDFFIANKEFAKENHEIIDIVLEEIEKSSDWANNNHGELVKMLAPIIDIDEASIEMAVKRRVYGVDSINDEIIKEQQEIADTFYRLDIIPKKINVKEVMDD, from the coding sequence ATGACTAAAAAGTTAGCTTTTTTCCTGCTGGTAATCATTACTGGTTTAATGATTAGCTGTAGTCCTCAAAACTCTTCAACCGATGGTTCAACTGAAGATGTCATACGAATAGGCTATCAAAAAAATGGACCTCTCATTATTCTAAAAACGCTAGGAACACTTGAAGAACGTCTTGAATCAGAAGGATATAAAGTAGAATGGAATGAATTTCAAGCCGGACCAGCATTGGTAGAAGCTTTAAATGCTGACAGTATAGATTTTGGGCGCACAGGTAATACGCCACCTATATTCGCTCAAGCTGCAAACGCTCCATTTTTAACAGTAGCAGCTGGAAAATCCAAATTTGAAGGAAGCGGAATCCTAGTAGCTGAAGGATCAAGTATTCTTTCACTTGAAGATTTAAAAGGAAAAAAGGTTAGTTTTTCTAAAGGTTCCAGTTCCCATTACCTTATTGTAAAAGCTTTGGAAAGCGTAGGATTGACGTATTCTGATATTACTCCAGTTTATTTGTCACCCGGAGATGCAAGAATTGCATTCGAACAAGGGCAAACGGACGCGATGGTAGTCTGGGATCCATTTACATCTTCGACACAGATTAATATGGGTGCAAAGCTTTTAATCGATGGTGAAGGTTATACAACCGACCGTGATTTCTTTATTGCCAATAAGGAATTTGCAAAGGAAAACCATGAAATCATTGATATCGTTCTAGAAGAAATTGAGAAATCTTCTGACTGGGCCAACAACAATCATGGCGAATTGGTAAAAATGCTCGCACCAATTATCGATATTGATGAGGCATCCATCGAAATGGCAGTAAAACGCAGGGTGTACGGAGTTGATTCAATCAATGATGAGATAATAAAAGAACAGCAAGAAATTGCCGATACGTTTTATCGACTTGATATTATTCCGAAAAAAATAAATGTGAAAGAAGTTATGGATGACTAG